The following proteins are encoded in a genomic region of Nicotiana sylvestris chromosome 4, ASM39365v2, whole genome shotgun sequence:
- the LOC104215059 gene encoding phosphatidate phosphatase PAH2-like isoform X1 produces MNTMGRIGSYIGRGVSSVSGTFHPFGGAVDIIVVEQPDGSFKSSPWYVRFGKFQGVLKAKEKVVHITVNGVEAGFHMYLDNRGQAFFLKELDIEDGGDSLFSSSSSGEDTDGQTSSKRSTKSKTSNYDAVDSISITQINVSGEDVLVRANSRRPGILGRVFGRKSMKNDRPLEEDTNASVIRADSLERAEMAADLLEMKWSTNLTPKRYSRDYATRISVEDTSKGVKDEDLQINDTKSDSFPSHDNMLDNLDFREPACGKDDGNQLKFQALEKSVKKASKHVLFSASENATRVSTVVQGGEHYSREESLKSSNDGGDLGIVNADHDAKGITFISEVANPSSQVVNSAELEKHDSFATNHLSEEENETAAVQSFSYCETEENSTAVLNVSIEQVTQNLCASRDLEASMDPQTLLSVNDLMNSQPEEDLLVEKDPSNVQGFEKNDNCFKDSTNKICANSTTHFLVCENGSLNSSAAEADFGWILPISSSEALGDPHESSGSLVPLTVPSSESLEEEQLLFGDIDDCGDTVARYAESISSDNKEKDYLVPKNESGPALEKSIQCDSLFVADGRKLKTVSSNIDIPVVVQNNEVMRMSRSLPNMWSHDNDMPSNHEDLNSSIVLQTTEVAEVAEEVQNFSATPEIERDARSNNLSSRSWRSWSFPFKRSKSQKSSGSSADEDVNSDAKSISNNTGGDREKDVPRPRISKKKIMLTTPTSEQLATLNLKEGKNIIVFTFSTAMLGTQQVDAHIYLWRWDSKIVISDVDGTITRSDVLGQFMPLVGMDWSQTGVAHLFSAIKENGYHLLFLSARAISQAYLTRQFLFKLMQNGKGLPEGPVLTSPDGIFPSLFREVVRRVPHEFKIACLEDVKALFPPDRNPFPFYAGFGNRHTDEISYLKVGIPKGKIFTINPKGQIVVNHHIDTKSYTSLHCLVNGMFPAMSSCEQEDFNSWNFWRLPPID; encoded by the exons ATGAATACTATGGGGAGGATAGGTAGCTACATTGGGAGAGGAGTAAGTAGTGTTTCTGGGACTTTCCATCCATTTGGTGGTGCTGTGGATATCATAGTGGTGGAGCAACCGGATGGGAGCTTTAAATCCTCTCCTTGGTATGTTCGATTTGGGAAGTTTCAGGGGGTTCTGAAGGCGAAAGAAAAGGTGGTTCATATAACTGTCAATGGCGTTGAAGCGGGATTTCATATGTATTTGGATAATAGAGGACAAGCTTTCTTTCTAAAGGAGCTGGATATAGAAGATGGAGGAgactctttattttcttcttcatccTCGGGCGAGGATACTGATGGGCAAACGAGTAGTAAGCGGTCAACAAAATCAAAGACTAGCAACTATGATGCTGTTGACTCTATTTCAATTACTCAGATTAATGTGAGCGGTGAGGATGTCTTGGTGAGGGCTAATTCCCGAAGACCTGGGATTTTAGGCAGGGTTTTTGGGAGGAAGTCAATGAAGAATGACAGGCCTCTCGAGGAAGACACTAATGCCAGTGTTATCAGGGCAGACTCGTTGGAGCGTGCTGAAATGGCAGCTGATCTGTTAGAAATGAAGTGGTCTACTAATCTTACCCCCAAGAGATACAGTAGAGATTACGCCACACGAATTTCTGTCGAAGATACATCAAAGGGTGTTAAAGATGAGGACTTGCAAATTAATGACACAAAAAGTGATAGTTTTCCATCACATGATAACATGTTAGACAATCTTGATTTCCGTGAGCCTGCTTGTGGGAAGGATGATGGTAATCAACTGAAATTTCAGGCTCTGGAGAAGTCTGTCAAGAAAGCTAGTAAACATGTGTTATTTTCAGCTTCTGAGAATGCTACAAGAGTGTCAACTGTTGTCCAAGGTGGCGAACATTATAGCCGTGAAGAAAGCTTAAAGAGTTCTAATGACGGTGGTGACCTAGGCATAGTTAATGCTGATCATGATGCCAAGGGTATTACATTTATATCTGAGGTTGCAAATCCCAGTTCACAAGTTGTGAACTCCGCTGAGCTTGAGAAACACGATTCTTTTGCAACTAACCATCTTTCAGAGGAGGAAAATGAAACTGCTGCGGTCCAATCTTTTTCCTATTGTGAAACTGAAGAGAACTCAACAGCAGTGCTAAATGTTTCAATTGAACAAGTTACTCAAAACTTGTGTGCTTCTCGTGATCTAGAAGCTTCTATGGATCCCCAAACACTTCTTAGTGTGAATGATTTAATGAACTCTCAACCAGAAGAGGATTTACTAGTTGAAAAGGATCCTTCAAATGTTCAAGGATTTGAAAAAAATGATAACTGTTTCAAGGATTCAACCAACAAAATCTGTGCAAACTCAACCACTCATTTTTTGGTCTGTGAGAACGGCTCATTGAATAGCTCTGCTGCGGAAGCAGATTTTGGGTGGATTTTGCCTATCTCTTCTTCAGAGGCTCTAGGTGATCCTCATGAATCCAGCGGCAGTTTGGTCCCACTTACTGTTCCTTCATCAGAAAGCTTGGAGGAAGAGCAGCTTCTCTTTGGTGACATTGATGACTGTGGTGACACGGTTGCCAGATATGCAGAGTCCATTTCGTCAGATAATAAGGAAAAAGACTATCTAGTCCCAAAGAATGAGTCTGGTCCTGCTCTAGAAAAGTCTATCCAATGTGATTCACTATTTGTTGCAGATGGAAGAAAACTCAAAACTGTATCAAGCAACATTGACATCCCTGTAGTAGTTCAGAATAACGAAGTAATGCGGATGAGCAGATCTCTACCCAATATGTGGTCTCATGATAATGATATGCCTTCTAACCACGAGGACCTAAACTCATCAATTGTACTACAGACAACAGAAGTTGCTGAGGTTGCAGAGGAGGTGCAAAATTTTTCAGCCACTCCAGAAATTG AAAGAGATGCCAGATCCAATAATTTATCGAGTAGGAGCTGGAGATCGTGGTCTTTTCCTTTTAAGAGATCAAAAAGCCAGAAAAGTTCTGGCTCGTCCGCGGATGAAGATGTAAATTCTGATGCTAAAAGTATTTCAAATAACACAGGTGGTGACAGAGAAAAAGATGTGCCCAGGCCAAGGATTTCTAAGAAGAAAATAATGTTAACCACTCCAACATCTGAACAGCTGGCCACTTTGAATCTGAAGGAAGGGAAGAATATAATTGTATTCACGTTTTCGACTGCAATGCTGGGAACACAGCAG GTTGATGCACATATATATTTGTGGAGATGGGACTCAAAGATTGTAATATCTGATGTTGATGGAACAATTACTAG ATCTGATGTTCTAGGTCAGTTCATGCCTTTGGTTGGGATGGACTGGTCACAGACAGGCGTTGCACATCTTTTTTCGGCTATCAAG GAGAATGGATATCATTTGCTTTTCCTAAGTGCACGTGCTATTTCACAGGCCTATCTCACTAGACAATTCCTGTTTAAGCTTATGCAG AATGGAAAGGGATTACCGGAAGGACCAGTTCTTACATCTCCTGATGGAATTTTCCCTTCTCTATTTCGAGAAG TGGTTAGAAGAGTTCCTCATGAATTCAAAATCGCTTGCTTAGAG GATGTAAAAGCATTGTTCCCTCCTGATAGGAATCCCTTTCCCTTCTATGCTGGTTTTGGAAACAGACACACGGATGAGATCAGCTACCTCAAGGTTGGAATACCTAAAGGGAAAATCTTTACCATCAATCCAAAG GGTCAAATTGTTGTAAATCACCACATAGATACTAAATCATATACCTCTCTTCATTGTCTTGTCAATGGCATGTTTCCAGCTATGTCCTCATGTGAGCAG GAGGATTTTAATTCTTGGAATTTCTGGAGACTTCCACCTATTGATTGA
- the LOC104215059 gene encoding phosphatidate phosphatase PAH2-like isoform X2 — MNTMGRIGSYIGRGVSSVSGTFHPFGGAVDIIVVEQPDGSFKSSPWYVRFGKFQGVLKAKEKVVHITVNGVEAGFHMYLDNRGQAFFLKELDIEDGGDSLFSSSSSGEDTDGQTSSKRSTKSKTSNYDAVDSISITQINVSGEDVLVRANSRRPGILGRVFGRKSMKNDRPLEEDTNASVIRADSLERAEMAADLLEMKWSTNLTPKRYSRDYATRISVEDTSKGVKDEDLQINDTKSDSFPSHDNMLDNLDFREPACGKDDGNQLKFQALEKSVKKASKHVLFSASENATRVSTVVQGGEHYSREESLKSSNDGGDLGIVNADHDAKGITFISEVANPSSQVVNSAELEKHDSFATNHLSEEENETAAVQSFSYCETEENSTAVLNVSIEQVTQNLCASRDLEASMDPQTLLSVNDLMNSQPEEDLLVEKDPSNVQGFEKNDNCFKDSTNKICANSTTHFLVCENGSLNSSAAEADFGWILPISSSEALGDPHESSGSLVPLTVPSSESLEEEQLLFGDIDDCGDTVARYAESISSDNKEKDYLVPKNESGPALEKSIQCDSLFVADGRKLKTVSSNIDIPVVVQNNEVMRMSRSLPNMWSHDNDMPSNHEDLNSSIVLQTTEVAEVAEEVQNFSATPEIERDARSNNLSSRSWRSWSFPFKRSKSQKSSGSSADEDVNSDAKSISNNTGGDREKDVPRPRISKKKIMLTTPTSEQLATLNLKEGKNIIVFTFSTAMLGTQQVDAHIYLWRWDSKIVISDVDGTITRSDVLGQFMPLVGMDWSQTGVAHLFSAIKDKSA, encoded by the exons ATGAATACTATGGGGAGGATAGGTAGCTACATTGGGAGAGGAGTAAGTAGTGTTTCTGGGACTTTCCATCCATTTGGTGGTGCTGTGGATATCATAGTGGTGGAGCAACCGGATGGGAGCTTTAAATCCTCTCCTTGGTATGTTCGATTTGGGAAGTTTCAGGGGGTTCTGAAGGCGAAAGAAAAGGTGGTTCATATAACTGTCAATGGCGTTGAAGCGGGATTTCATATGTATTTGGATAATAGAGGACAAGCTTTCTTTCTAAAGGAGCTGGATATAGAAGATGGAGGAgactctttattttcttcttcatccTCGGGCGAGGATACTGATGGGCAAACGAGTAGTAAGCGGTCAACAAAATCAAAGACTAGCAACTATGATGCTGTTGACTCTATTTCAATTACTCAGATTAATGTGAGCGGTGAGGATGTCTTGGTGAGGGCTAATTCCCGAAGACCTGGGATTTTAGGCAGGGTTTTTGGGAGGAAGTCAATGAAGAATGACAGGCCTCTCGAGGAAGACACTAATGCCAGTGTTATCAGGGCAGACTCGTTGGAGCGTGCTGAAATGGCAGCTGATCTGTTAGAAATGAAGTGGTCTACTAATCTTACCCCCAAGAGATACAGTAGAGATTACGCCACACGAATTTCTGTCGAAGATACATCAAAGGGTGTTAAAGATGAGGACTTGCAAATTAATGACACAAAAAGTGATAGTTTTCCATCACATGATAACATGTTAGACAATCTTGATTTCCGTGAGCCTGCTTGTGGGAAGGATGATGGTAATCAACTGAAATTTCAGGCTCTGGAGAAGTCTGTCAAGAAAGCTAGTAAACATGTGTTATTTTCAGCTTCTGAGAATGCTACAAGAGTGTCAACTGTTGTCCAAGGTGGCGAACATTATAGCCGTGAAGAAAGCTTAAAGAGTTCTAATGACGGTGGTGACCTAGGCATAGTTAATGCTGATCATGATGCCAAGGGTATTACATTTATATCTGAGGTTGCAAATCCCAGTTCACAAGTTGTGAACTCCGCTGAGCTTGAGAAACACGATTCTTTTGCAACTAACCATCTTTCAGAGGAGGAAAATGAAACTGCTGCGGTCCAATCTTTTTCCTATTGTGAAACTGAAGAGAACTCAACAGCAGTGCTAAATGTTTCAATTGAACAAGTTACTCAAAACTTGTGTGCTTCTCGTGATCTAGAAGCTTCTATGGATCCCCAAACACTTCTTAGTGTGAATGATTTAATGAACTCTCAACCAGAAGAGGATTTACTAGTTGAAAAGGATCCTTCAAATGTTCAAGGATTTGAAAAAAATGATAACTGTTTCAAGGATTCAACCAACAAAATCTGTGCAAACTCAACCACTCATTTTTTGGTCTGTGAGAACGGCTCATTGAATAGCTCTGCTGCGGAAGCAGATTTTGGGTGGATTTTGCCTATCTCTTCTTCAGAGGCTCTAGGTGATCCTCATGAATCCAGCGGCAGTTTGGTCCCACTTACTGTTCCTTCATCAGAAAGCTTGGAGGAAGAGCAGCTTCTCTTTGGTGACATTGATGACTGTGGTGACACGGTTGCCAGATATGCAGAGTCCATTTCGTCAGATAATAAGGAAAAAGACTATCTAGTCCCAAAGAATGAGTCTGGTCCTGCTCTAGAAAAGTCTATCCAATGTGATTCACTATTTGTTGCAGATGGAAGAAAACTCAAAACTGTATCAAGCAACATTGACATCCCTGTAGTAGTTCAGAATAACGAAGTAATGCGGATGAGCAGATCTCTACCCAATATGTGGTCTCATGATAATGATATGCCTTCTAACCACGAGGACCTAAACTCATCAATTGTACTACAGACAACAGAAGTTGCTGAGGTTGCAGAGGAGGTGCAAAATTTTTCAGCCACTCCAGAAATTG AAAGAGATGCCAGATCCAATAATTTATCGAGTAGGAGCTGGAGATCGTGGTCTTTTCCTTTTAAGAGATCAAAAAGCCAGAAAAGTTCTGGCTCGTCCGCGGATGAAGATGTAAATTCTGATGCTAAAAGTATTTCAAATAACACAGGTGGTGACAGAGAAAAAGATGTGCCCAGGCCAAGGATTTCTAAGAAGAAAATAATGTTAACCACTCCAACATCTGAACAGCTGGCCACTTTGAATCTGAAGGAAGGGAAGAATATAATTGTATTCACGTTTTCGACTGCAATGCTGGGAACACAGCAG GTTGATGCACATATATATTTGTGGAGATGGGACTCAAAGATTGTAATATCTGATGTTGATGGAACAATTACTAG ATCTGATGTTCTAGGTCAGTTCATGCCTTTGGTTGGGATGGACTGGTCACAGACAGGCGTTGCACATCTTTTTTCGGCTATCAAG GATAAGAGTGCATAA